The segment GCTGTCCGGGTTGGCCGTGTCCGGCCGGGCGATCGCCAGGGTCGGACGCGATTCGTAGTAGAAGTCGCTGCCGGTCGGCACCAGCAGGTTGTTGCAGTCGTAGCCGCCGCGCAGGAACACCAGCAGGAAGCGCGGCGTGTTGGTCGGCGCGGCGAACAGCCGGCCGGAGAACGACAGGGCCGGGGCGGCGAGCGCGGCGGCAGCGGCGGTGCGGAGGAACTGGCGACGGTCCATGGTGAACCTCAGCGCGTGTTGAAGTCGGGGGAGGACAGCAGGAAGGTGTTCCACTCGGCGGGCGATTTCGCCTGGGCCAGCGCGTCACGGGTGTGCGGCGACAGCCATGGCTGCATCGCCTGGGCGAACAGCGGGCCGTTCAGGGTGGGTGGGTCCGGGCGTTCGCCCGGCTGCCGGCGCGGCAGGGTGCCGTCGGGGGCGAACAGCGGTGCACGTCCGGTGCCGATCATGCCGGCGATGTCGAAGCGCTTGGCCATCTGGCCGGAGCCGGCCCAGCTGGCATTGTCCAGCGGCCAGCCGTCCGGCGTGATGCGGCCGTAGAGCGGCTCGCCCATCTGGTTGAGCGCGGCGACCAGCGGTTGGGCGTTGGTGATCGGTCGGCCGTCCAGGCTGAAGCGCATCGCCGAGACCACGAACTGCACCGGATCCTTGAACTTGGCGCCAGCGGTCGCGGTGATCGCCTTCGAGGTGAACAGCGTGCGCAGCACGGCGGCGATGTCGCCGTCGGTGCGCTGGAAGGTGGCGGCCATGGCGTCCACCAGTGCCTGCGGCGGGTGGTCGGAGACGAAGTACTCGGCCAGCTCGCGCGAGACGAACTGCGCACAGGCGGGCTGACGCACGATCAGGTCGACCGCATGCTCCACTTCGTCGAAGCCGCCGCCGTCGATGCGCTGGCCGAGGAACACCTTGTCGCTTGAATCGTGGCGCGCGGGATTGAACTCGAACAGGCCCTGACGCACCACGCCAGGGCGCTCGCCACCGAAGCGATCGAAGCCGCCGAAGCGGCCGCGGCGGTTCATGCGCGGGCCGCGCATCGCGTCGCGCGGCCGGATCACGCCGACGCCGGTAAGGATCGCCGCCAGCTGCTGCACGTCCTGCTGGGTGTAGCCGGCGTGCACGCCCAGGGTGTGCAGCTCCATCAGCTCGCGTGCGTAGTTCTCGTTGATCTTGTCCTTCGCGTTCTGTGCGTTGTCCAGATACACCAGCATCGCCGGGCTCTTCAGCGTGGCCATCACCAGGTCGCGGAACTTGCCCAGCGCGTGCGGGCGGATCACGTGTTCCTCGTAGTCGGCGGCGAGCAGGCGCACCGGGCCCTTGTTGCCGTACACGCTGAAGTGGTTGAGCCAGAACCACACCATCTGTTCCTTCAGCGGATTGCTGCCGTAGATGGCGTGCAGCAGCTCGGCCTGCTGGGCCTGGCGCATCAGTTCGCGGCCGTGGATCTGCGCCGCTTTCTTCGCCGCGACCTTGGCGTCGCCGTCCGGCATCGCCTTTACCTGGCGCAGGGTCTCGCGATAGGACATCACCAGCTGCGCCGGCGGCGTGGCGATCGCCTCGTAGCCGTCGATCTCCTGCGCGATGGCGGGCGGCAGGTGGTCGTCGCGGTCGGCCAGGGCCTCGTCGAGCCAACGGTCGCGACCGAGCTCGCGGTAGCGGGCGAGGGTGGCGCTGTCGATGCCGAAGCTGGCGCGGCGCAGCCAGGCGATGTCGTCGTGGGTCAGTGGTGCACCGTCCGCCGCGGCCGGTGCCGACAGGGCGCCGGCCAGTGCAAGCAACAGGCCGAGCGGTGCGAGGCGGGTGTATCGGCGCATGCAGGGGCGTCCTTCCGGGGCGGTCAGCGCCATCTTCAACGCGGTGCATGCGGTGTGGTGCACAGGAAAGGTGTGGCAGCGATTCTGCGTTCATTCTTCGCAAGACGTTGCGCCGGGTCAGAACTCGTCGACGAACTCCACCGCCATGCCGCGCCGGCCGCCGACGTACTCGGCCATGCTGCGCACCGCCTGTGCACGCAGCGCGTTCGGTGCGCGCACTTCCAGGCAGTAGACATGGCCCTCGCTGTCGTCGACCAGTTCGCTGGAGCTGGAGTCGTCGCGCATGGTGGACATCAGGTCGTCCACCTCCTCCACGTGCTCGATACCTTCGATGCCGTGCACGGCATTGATCACCGCGTCGGCGTCCTCGCGGCTACCGATCAGGCGCATGCGGACCATGGGCATGGGGGCTTCTCCTGCAGGTGGTGTGCGCCATGCTGGAACGGCGGATGTTCGCGCGAGGTGATGCCGCGCGCCGGTTACCATGACGGATCGATCCACTGGATGCCTGCCGTGCCCAAGACCTACGACCGCGCCTATTTCGACAAGTGGTACCGCCATCCGGAGCATTCGGTGGCCGCGCCGGCCGAGCTGCGTCGCAAGGTGGCGCTGGCGGTGTCGCTGGCGGAGTTCTACCTCGGGCGGTCGATCCGCAACGTGCTCGACATCGGCTGCGGCGAGGCGCCGTGGCGCGCCCACCTGCGCGCGCTCCGTCCCGGCATCGCGTATCGCGGCCTCGACGCCAGCGAATACGTGGTGTCCCGCTACGGACGCAGCCGCGATATCGGCCTGGCCACTTTCGGCCAGCTGCAGTACCTGCGCTTCGACGAGCGCTACGACCTGATCGTGTGCAGCGACGTGCTGCATTACCTCAAAGCCGCCGAGATCCGTGCCGGGCTGGAGGGACTGGTCGACATGCTCGAGGGCGTCGCCTTCATCGAGGTGTTCACCCGGCAGGACGACCCGGCCGGCGACCTGCACGGCTTCGTCGCCCGCAACGCCTCGTGGTACCTGCGTACCTTCCGCGAGGCCGGCCTGCTGCCGTGCGGTTCGCAGGCCTACCTGGGGCCGCGGCTGGAGCGAAGGATCGCGGCACTGGAGCGGGCGCAGCTGGCGTTCTAGGCGTTCAACGAAAGACCGGAGGCAGACCATGGAGTGGCCATTGGCCTGGCGTCGGCGCAAGGCGCTGGAGCGCATGCTGGAAGAGGAGCGGCGCGCTTCGCGAGCGCGCGCCACCGGGATCGTCGAGTCGCTCGAACGTGACGGCGCAGGAGCCGGGCGGGAGTTGCTCTCTCTGTACATCCGGGAGCGACGGCGGATGGCGAAAGGGCGGGGGCGGCGCGTGCTGGCGCGGATCGGGGCATCCGTGCTCCTGCTGGCCGCAGGCGCGGTGGCGTGGATGTTCTGGCTGGCGGCCGTCGACGCCTGATTGCGTCGGGTGGCGGGGTCGGTGGGACCCGCGTCCGCGCGGTCCTGGGCTGGCCGGCAGCAATCACTTGTGCGATGCGAAATGACAGGGCTCGAGCGCCTGCGCTAAAACATTTCAACTTTTACTGAAATGTGAATTTGTGAGCCGCAGGAACCCGACCAGACACCCTCTCGTGGTGGAAACGGCGCGCCAGCTCAAGGCGCTCGGCAACCCCGTACGGCTGCTGGTGCTGTGCCGGCTTCATCACGGCGGCGAGGCCTCGGCCGGCGTGCTGGCGAAGGAGCTCGGGGTGGGGATGTCGGCGCTGTCGCAACACTTGGCCCGCATGCGTGAAGAGGGACTGGTGCTCCAGCGGCGCCAGGCGCGCCAGCTGCTCTATCGACTCGATGAATCCGCATCCGCCCATCTGCCGGCGGTGCTCTCTGGCATCTGCGGCCTTGCCCGGCCGCTATCTACCGAAGGAGAAGTTCCGATGAACAAGACCGTGACCGCCCTGGGTGCCGTGCTCGGCCTGGCTTTCGCAAGCTCCGGGGCGCTGGCCGCAGACAACTTCTGGGTGACGCCCACCATCCACTCCGCCGGCAAGATGCACGAGCTGCCGCAGGCGTCGTACAAGCCCGACGTCAAGGCGAACTACAAGATCGTGTTCGGCCTGACCAAGGCCGCTGCCAAGCCGGACGAGGTCAATCCGGGTATCGAGCGCGTGGCGCGCACCGTCAATCTCTACACTTGGGCCGGCGTGCCGTTGAAGCATCTGCACATCGTTGCGGTCGCCTCCGGCGGCGCCACCGCGATCGCGCTGGACAACGCGCACTATCGCCAGGAGTTCGGCACCGACAACCCGAACCTGCCGGTGATCGCCGAGCTGCGCAAGGCGGGTGTCGACATCGCGGTGTGCGGGCAGGCGGTCGCCGAGCACAAGTATCCGTACGATGCCGTGGACAAGAGCGTCACGCTGGCGCTGTCGGCTCTCACCACCATCACCGAGCTGCAGCAGAAGGGCTATGCCCTGATGCCGCTCTGACCCTGCCCGGCAACGGAGACACGCCCATGAACCGTTCGGCCACCCGCCTCGCGGCGACGTGCGTCCTGGCGCTGCTTGCCCTGGCGACCGCCGGGACGGCAGCCGCCCAGAGCACGGACTACCTTCCGTCCTGGAACCCACCGCCGGCGGGCGGCGTGCACTTCAGTGCGCCGCCGGTCGATGCCATCGCCGACCTGCACGGCGACATCGCCGATCCGCAGCTCACGGTGTTCTTCGCCGGCAACCAGTTCATGGTCGTGCACGACCTGATGGACGCGTTCCGCCAGGCCTATCCGCAGTACCAGCGCATCTACGTCGAGACGCTGCCGCCGGGCATCCTGGCCAAGCAGATTGAGAGCGGTTCGCTGGTCATGGGCAACCTGCGCATCGCGTTGAAGCCGGACATCTACACTGCGGGCAAGGCGGCCATCGCCGAGCGCCAGAAGGAGCACGGCTGGTTCGCCGAAACCGTCGACTACGTGCGCAACCCGCTGGCGATCATGGTCGCCAAGGGCAACCCGAAGCACGTCGAGGGGCTGAAGGACCTGGGCCGGCCCGACGTGCGGGTGAGCATGCCGAACCCCGCCTGGGAGGGCATCGCCCGGCAGATCCAGGCCAGCTACCGCAAGGCCGGGGGCGAGGCGCTGGTGACCGCGATGATGAAGACCAAGGTGGCCGACGGCAGCACCTTCCTCACCCACATCCACCATCGCCAGTCGCCGCTGCGCGTGCTGCAGGGCGAGTCGGACGCGGCGCCGGTGTGGTCCACCGAGGCGTACTTCCAGCAGGAGATCCTGCATCGCCCGGTGGAGACGATCGCGATTCCCGCCGACCAGAACTCCATCGCCACCTACACCGCGGCACGCATGAAGGATGCCCCGCACGCGCAGGCCGCGAAGGATTTCCTCCGCTTCATGCAGACGCCGGCGGCGCAGGCGATCTACCGCAAGTACGGCTTCCAGACCGTCGCCGGGGGCGGCCACGATGCGCATTGATCGTTGGCGCGGACATGCGATCGCCGCGGCCGCGCTGTTGATGGCGGCCACCTTGCCGGCCGCGGCGCAGGACGCGGCGACGATCGCCGCGCAGGGCAATGGCAAGGGCGCGGCGCCCTGCCAGACCTGCCATACGCCCGACGGCGGTGGTCAGGCGTCCGGCGGTTTTCCCCGGCTGGCCGGGGAGAACGCGGCCTACCTGCAGGCGCAGCTCGACGCTTTCGCCAGCGGCACCCGGGACAACCCGGTGATGAAGCTGCAGGCCAGTGCGTTGACCGAGGCGGAGCGCAAGGCGCTGGCGATCTACTTCAGCAGGATGCCGGCGGTCGCGACGCCGGATGCTGCGGGCACCACGCCCTTTGCCGATCCGGAGCACCTCGGCGAGACGCTGGCCACGCGCGGGCGCTGGTCGAAGCAGGTGCCCGCCTGCGTGCAGTGCCATGGCCCGGGCGGCGTGGGCGTGGGAGCGGATTTCCCGCCGCTGGCGGGGCAGTCGGCCAACTATCTGGCGGCGCAGCTCAAGGCCTTCCGCAGCGGCAGTCGCCACAACGATCCGATGGGTCTGATGCGCAACATCAGCCATTCGCTGAGCGACCGGGACATCGATGCGGTGGCGCACTGGTTCGCCGCCCAACCGTTTCCGCCGAAGGAGTCCCGCCCATGACGCCGCGTCATCTGCTCATTGGCCTGGCCGTGCTGGCGCTGGCGGCCTGTTCGCACGCCGCACCGCCGGAAGCTTCCAAACCGGCGCCGGCCACTGGATCCAGCGCCGCATCAGCGGCCGGCGCGGCGGCCCACGCCCAGGCAGCGGCCGCCGCGAAGGCCGGGCCGGCCGCGTTCGAGCCGCCGCCGGAATCGGCGATCCCGCCGGGGCCGTTCGGCGATGTGGTGCGCGAGGGCCGCGAGATCTTCATCAACACCGATGTGGCGGCGAAGGCCTACGTCGGCAACGGCCTGCGCTGTTCCAACTGCCACCTCGATGCCGGACGGCTGGCCAACTCCGCGCCGCTGTGGGGCGCCTACGTCGCCTATCCCGCCTACCGTGCGAAGAACGGTCACGTGAACACGTTGGGCGAGCGCCTGCAGGGCTGCTTCAAGTACAGCATGAACGGCAAGGCGCCGCCGCTGGACTCGAAGGAGATGGTGGCGCTGGAGACCTATGCGTTCTGGATGGCCAAGGGCGCGCCCACCGGCGAGAAGCTGCCGGGCGCGGGCTACCCGAAGAAGGGCTTCAAGCCGCCGCAGCCGCCCGACTATGTGCGTGGCGAAGCGGTGTTCAAGGCGCATTGCGCGCTGTGCCACGGTGCCGATGGGCAGGGCCAGCAGGTGGCCGGGCGCTACGTGTTTCCGCCGCTGTGGGGGCCGGACTCGTTCAACTGGGGCGCCGGCATGCACCAGCTCGACAACGCGGCGGCCTTCATCAAGGCCAACATGCCGCTGAGCCAGGGCGGCACGCTCACCGACCAGGACGCGTGGGACGTGGCGATGTACATGGACGGGCACGAGCGCCCGCAGGACCCGCGCTACAAGGGCGACCTGGCAGCCACCCGAAAGGCGTACCACGACTCGCCGATGTCGCTGTACGGCACCACGGTGAACGGCCATCTGCTGGGCTCGGCACCGGCGACGCGGAAGTAGCCGGGTGCGGACGTGTACGGGTGCCGCACCGTGCGTCGGTGCGGCCCTCCACCTGCGCTGGCCCGCTGCGGTCGGGGGGATGTGTTGATGGCTGCCCCGGTGGTATCGATCGGTCCGCTGGCGTGGTCGCTGGATACGGTGCTGCTGGTGGCGGGCGTCGTCACCGCGCTGGCGGTGGCGGCATTCCTGCACCGGCGTGGCCGCGCCAGGGTCGAGCCGGCGCTGTGGGCGTTGCTGGTACTGACACTGCTGGTGGCGCGAATCGCCTTCGTGGTGCGCTGGTGGCCGCAGTACGCCGACGCACCGCTGAGCGTGATCGATCCTCGCGATGCGGGTTTCTCCCTGTGGGCCGGCGTGGCGGCGCTGGTTCTCGGCGCGCTGGGCCTAGGCTGGCGGCGACCGATGCTGCGGCTGCCGCTGACGGCTTCGCTGGCAACCGGCCTGCTGGTCTGGGGCTTCGGCCTGCTCGTCGTGGAGCGGCTGGACGTGGCCATGCACGCGCCGCTGCCGGCGCTCACCCTGCAGGACCTGGACGACCGTCCGGTGGACCTGCGCGCCTTTGTCGGCCAGCCGGTGGTGCTCAACCTGTGGGCGACCTGGTGCCCGCCGTGCCGGCGCGAGTTGCCGGTGCTGGTGGAGGCGCAGCGGACGCACCCGGAGGTGCGCTTCGTGTTCGTCGACCAGGGCGAGTCGGCTGCCGAAGTGAAGGCCTTTCTCGTCGCCAGCGGCCTGCAGGCGGACCACATGCTGGTCGATCCCGCCCAGTCGCTGGCGCAGCAGATGAACGCCCGGGTGTTTCCGACCACGTTGTTCTTCGATGCCGGCGGCGTTTTGCGTAGCATGCATGTCGGAGCACTGTCGCCGGCCACCCTGGCCGCCGAGATGCGGCTCATTCTGTCCGGTGCCCCGTCGGCGCCGATCCACCCTGGAGTAGCCCGATGAAGTTTCATTTGCTGGGCCTGGCCCTGCTGCTGAGCGCCTGTGCCCAGGCACAGGATGTGCCCAAGTACCCGGCGCCGGTGCAGGCCTTGCAGCAGAAGATGGGCCTGGAGATCAAGGGCAGCCTGCCGGCCCCCGATGGCTACCGCGCCTATCTGGCGAGCTACCGCGGTCATCTGGTGCCGCTTTACGTGCCGCCGGACGGCAAGCATGCCTTCGTCGGCGAGATGTTCGACGAGAACGGGCACGACCTCACCCAGGCGCCGATGGCCGAGGCCAGCCGGCCCGTGTTCGACGCCGGTACCTGGAACAGCCTGGAGAAGTCGACCTGGATCGCCGAGGGCTCGCCGAAGGCGTCGCGCATCGTCTACGTGTTCAACGACACCGAGTGCCCGTACTGCCATCACCTGTGGGCGGCGATCCAGCCGAAGCTGGCCAAGGGTGACCTGCAGGTGCGCTACGTGATGGTCGCGGTGATCGCGCCGAAGAGCGAGTCACGCGCCGCCGCCGTGCTGGACGCATCCGATCCGGCCGCCACCCTGCGCCAGCACGAGCAGCACTTCGGCAACAGCCCGGTGCAGCCGTTGGCCAAGGTCTCCGCGGCGACGGCGAAGAAGCTGGATGACAACGCGGCCCTGATGGACCAGCTGGGCGTCACCGGCACGCCCGCGGTGATCTACAAGGACGCGGCCGGCAAGATCCGCATGTCCGACGGCATGCCGCCGCCGGACATGCTGGACGCGATCTTCGGCAAGTAGGCCTGGCCGTTCCGGGTACGAAAAAGCCGCCCCTTGGGGCGGCTTTTTTGCGGAGCGGACCGGAAAACCCGGTCAGCCGCCGCGCGAGGCCCGCTTGCGGTCGTTCTCGGTGAGGTGCTTCTTGCGCAGACGGATCTCCTTCGGCGTGACCTCGACCAGCTCGTCGTCGTCGATGAAGTCCAGTGCCTGCTCCAGCGAGAACTTGATCGCCGGGGACAGCTGGATCGCGTCGTCCTTGCCCGAGGCGCGCATGTTGGTCAGCGGCTTGGGCTTGATCGCGTTGACGGTGAGATCGTTGTCCTTGGCGTGGATGCCGACCAGCTGGCCTTCGTACACGTTGTCGCCTTCGGCGGCGAACAGCTTGCCGCGCTCCTGCAGTGGCCCCAGCGAGTAGGCGGGAGTGGTGCCGGCGGCGTTGGCGATCATCACGCCGTTCTGGCGCTTGGCGATCTGGCCTTCCTCCTTCGGACCGTAATGGTCGAACACGTGGAACAGCAGGCCCGAACCCTGGGTGAGGGTCTTGAACTGGTTCTGGAAGCCGATCAGGCCACGCGCCGGGATCATGTACTCCAGGCGCACGCGACCCTTGCCGTCCGGCTCCATGTTCTTCAGCTGGCCCTTGCGGATGCCCAGGCGCTCCATCACCGGACCCTGGTGGATCTCTTCCACGTCGACCACCAGCTGCTCGAACGGCTCCATCTTCTGGCCGTCGATCTCCTTGATGATCACCTCGGGACGCGACACGGCCAGCTCGTAGCCTTCGCGACGCATGTTCTCGATCAGCACCGACAGATGCAGCTCACCGCGGCCGGAGACCAGGAACTTGTCCGCATCCGAGCCCTGCTCGACGCGCAGCGCCACGTTGTGCACCTGTTCGCGCTCGAGGCGGTCCTTCAGCTGGCGGCTGGTGAGGAACTTGCCGCCGGAGAGGTCCTTGTTGCCGGCGAACGGCGAGTTGTTGACCTGGAAGGTCATCGAGATGGTCGGCTCGTCGACGGTCAGCGCCGGGAGCGCCTCCGGGGTGTCCAGCGCGCAGACGGTGTCGGAGATGGTCAGGTCGGCGATGCCGGAGATGGCGACGATGTCGCCGGCTTCGGCGCTGTCCTGCTCGATCCGTTCCAGGCCGAGGAAGCCCAGCACCTGCAGCACCTTGCCCTGGCGCTTCTTGCCGTGGCGGTCGATGATCGCCACCGGCATGTTCTTCTTCAGGGTGCCGCGCTGGATCCGGCCAATGCCGATCACGCCGACGAAGTTGTTGTAGTCCAGCTGGCTGATGCGCATCTGGAACGGGCCGTCCGGGTCGACTTCCGGCTTCGGTGCGTGCTGCATGATCGCTTCGTACAGCGGGGTCATGTCGCCTTCGCGGGCGTTCTCGTCCAGCGAGGCGTAGCCGTTCAGCGCCGAGGCGTAGACGATCGGGAAGTCCATCTGCTCCGGCGTGGCGCCGAGGCGGTCGAACAGGTCCCACACCTGCTCCACCACCCACTCCGGGCGCGAACCCGGGCGGTCGATCTTGTTGATCACCACGATCGGCTTGAAGCCCATCGCGAACGCCTTCTGGGTCACGAAGCGGGTCTGCGGCATCGGGCCGTCCAGCGCGTCGACCAGGATCAGCACGGTGTCCACCATCGACAGCACGCGCTCCACCTCGCCGCCGAAGTCGGCGTGTCCGGGGGTGTCGACGATGTTGATGCGGTTGCCGTTCCAGGTGATCGCGGTGTTCTTCGCCAGGATGGTGATGCCGCGCTCCTTTTCCTGGTCGTTCGAATCCATCACGCGCTCGGCCAGCACGGTGCGTTCGGCCAGGGTGCCGGACTGCTTCAGCAACTGGTCGACGAGGGTGGTCTTGCCGTGGTCGACGTGGGCGACGATGGCGATGTTGCGCAGGTTTTCGATAGACATGGGTAAAGGCTCGGCGGGCGCCATGGGGGCCGCCTGAAGGGTGGGCTGAAGGAATAACCGCCGGATTATACGGGCTTGTGTGACAGATTGCTGCGCCGCCGCGCCGGGCGGTTCAGGCGGCGCCGGCCACCCGGTGCGCCCAAGGCCGGGGGATCGGGCGATTCAGGCTGGCGCAGCCGGTCGCGCACAGGGTGCGCTCCTACCGGGGCCGGGGCCTTTTCTGTAGGAGCCCACCCTGTGGGCGACTGCGCTTCGTCGGGCGGCGGGAAGCCGGTCGCGCACAGGGTGCGCTCCTACGGGGCCGGGGCTTTTCTGTAGGAGCCCACCCTGTGGGCGAACGCGCTTCGTCAGGTGGCGGGAGGCTGGTCGCGCACAGGGTGCGCTCCTACGGGGCCAGGGCCTTTTCGGTAGGAGCCCACCCTGTGGGCGAACGCGCTTCGTCGGGTGGCGGGAGGCCGGTCGCGCACAGGGTGCGCTCCTACCGGATCAGCGCCATCTGGTCGGCGGCGGTGTACCAGAGCAGCTGGTAGTGACCGTAGGGGTAGTCGAAGCTGGCGTCCTCGCCGGGGATCGACGAGGTATGCACACCATCGACGGTGCACACGCCGCCGTAGCAGTTGATCTCGTCGATCCACGACTTGAACGAGTACATGTGCGTGCCGTAGCGGTGCCCGGCAAAGGACTCCAGCAGCGGGCTGCCGATCGACAGGCCGTAGGTGCCGCAGGTGCTGGTGAGCACGTTGTACGGGTACACCCCGCAGCTCCACAGGCCATGCACCGCGCCGGCGATGCCGATGAAGGTGTCCACTTTGGAAGCCACGCCGAGCTTGTCGATCTCGCGCATGGCCAGGGTCACGCCCATGGAGTGCGCGATCACGTCGAT is part of the Dyella thiooxydans genome and harbors:
- the typA gene encoding translational GTPase TypA translates to MSIENLRNIAIVAHVDHGKTTLVDQLLKQSGTLAERTVLAERVMDSNDQEKERGITILAKNTAITWNGNRINIVDTPGHADFGGEVERVLSMVDTVLILVDALDGPMPQTRFVTQKAFAMGFKPIVVINKIDRPGSRPEWVVEQVWDLFDRLGATPEQMDFPIVYASALNGYASLDENAREGDMTPLYEAIMQHAPKPEVDPDGPFQMRISQLDYNNFVGVIGIGRIQRGTLKKNMPVAIIDRHGKKRQGKVLQVLGFLGLERIEQDSAEAGDIVAISGIADLTISDTVCALDTPEALPALTVDEPTISMTFQVNNSPFAGNKDLSGGKFLTSRQLKDRLEREQVHNVALRVEQGSDADKFLVSGRGELHLSVLIENMRREGYELAVSRPEVIIKEIDGQKMEPFEQLVVDVEEIHQGPVMERLGIRKGQLKNMEPDGKGRVRLEYMIPARGLIGFQNQFKTLTQGSGLLFHVFDHYGPKEEGQIAKRQNGVMIANAAGTTPAYSLGPLQERGKLFAAEGDNVYEGQLVGIHAKDNDLTVNAIKPKPLTNMRASGKDDAIQLSPAIKFSLEQALDFIDDDELVEVTPKEIRLRKKHLTENDRKRASRGG
- a CDS encoding c-type cytochrome — protein: MTPRHLLIGLAVLALAACSHAAPPEASKPAPATGSSAASAAGAAAHAQAAAAAKAGPAAFEPPPESAIPPGPFGDVVREGREIFINTDVAAKAYVGNGLRCSNCHLDAGRLANSAPLWGAYVAYPAYRAKNGHVNTLGERLQGCFKYSMNGKAPPLDSKEMVALETYAFWMAKGAPTGEKLPGAGYPKKGFKPPQPPDYVRGEAVFKAHCALCHGADGQGQQVAGRYVFPPLWGPDSFNWGAGMHQLDNAAAFIKANMPLSQGGTLTDQDAWDVAMYMDGHERPQDPRYKGDLAATRKAYHDSPMSLYGTTVNGHLLGSAPATRK
- a CDS encoding lipase: MMSIKHVLLALLLLIPATAAHAVCHDTVVMVHGNTGSPSDFVNTYNLLRQNGWSDAQIVRPSWGDPYCAACNDHNGSEETPVKNAISSAIAGSCSGRIDVIAHSMGVTLAMREIDKLGVASKVDTFIGIAGAVHGLWSCGVYPYNVLTSTCGTYGLSIGSPLLESFAGHRYGTHMYSFKSWIDEINCYGGVCTVDGVHTSSIPGEDASFDYPYGHYQLLWYTAADQMALIR
- a CDS encoding TlpA family protein disulfide reductase, coding for MAAPVVSIGPLAWSLDTVLLVAGVVTALAVAAFLHRRGRARVEPALWALLVLTLLVARIAFVVRWWPQYADAPLSVIDPRDAGFSLWAGVAALVLGALGLGWRRPMLRLPLTASLATGLLVWGFGLLVVERLDVAMHAPLPALTLQDLDDRPVDLRAFVGQPVVLNLWATWCPPCRRELPVLVEAQRTHPEVRFVFVDQGESAAEVKAFLVASGLQADHMLVDPAQSLAQQMNARVFPTTLFFDAGGVLRSMHVGALSPATLAAEMRLILSGAPSAPIHPGVAR
- a CDS encoding c-type cytochrome — protein: MRIDRWRGHAIAAAALLMAATLPAAAQDAATIAAQGNGKGAAPCQTCHTPDGGGQASGGFPRLAGENAAYLQAQLDAFASGTRDNPVMKLQASALTEAERKALAIYFSRMPAVATPDAAGTTPFADPEHLGETLATRGRWSKQVPACVQCHGPGGVGVGADFPPLAGQSANYLAAQLKAFRSGSRHNDPMGLMRNISHSLSDRDIDAVAHWFAAQPFPPKESRP
- a CDS encoding molybdate ABC transporter substrate-binding protein, which gives rise to MNRSATRLAATCVLALLALATAGTAAAQSTDYLPSWNPPPAGGVHFSAPPVDAIADLHGDIADPQLTVFFAGNQFMVVHDLMDAFRQAYPQYQRIYVETLPPGILAKQIESGSLVMGNLRIALKPDIYTAGKAAIAERQKEHGWFAETVDYVRNPLAIMVAKGNPKHVEGLKDLGRPDVRVSMPNPAWEGIARQIQASYRKAGGEALVTAMMKTKVADGSTFLTHIHHRQSPLRVLQGESDAAPVWSTEAYFQQEILHRPVETIAIPADQNSIATYTAARMKDAPHAQAAKDFLRFMQTPAAQAIYRKYGFQTVAGGGHDAH
- a CDS encoding metalloregulator ArsR/SmtB family transcription factor produces the protein MSRRNPTRHPLVVETARQLKALGNPVRLLVLCRLHHGGEASAGVLAKELGVGMSALSQHLARMREEGLVLQRRQARQLLYRLDESASAHLPAVLSGICGLARPLSTEGEVPMNKTVTALGAVLGLAFASSGALAADNFWVTPTIHSAGKMHELPQASYKPDVKANYKIVFGLTKAAAKPDEVNPGIERVARTVNLYTWAGVPLKHLHIVAVASGGATAIALDNAHYRQEFGTDNPNLPVIAELRKAGVDIAVCGQAVAEHKYPYDAVDKSVTLALSALTTITELQQKGYALMPL
- the dsbG gene encoding thiol:disulfide interchange protein DsbG; the encoded protein is MKFHLLGLALLLSACAQAQDVPKYPAPVQALQQKMGLEIKGSLPAPDGYRAYLASYRGHLVPLYVPPDGKHAFVGEMFDENGHDLTQAPMAEASRPVFDAGTWNSLEKSTWIAEGSPKASRIVYVFNDTECPYCHHLWAAIQPKLAKGDLQVRYVMVAVIAPKSESRAAAVLDASDPAATLRQHEQHFGNSPVQPLAKVSAATAKKLDDNAALMDQLGVTGTPAVIYKDAAGKIRMSDGMPPPDMLDAIFGK
- a CDS encoding class I SAM-dependent DNA methyltransferase, which encodes MPKTYDRAYFDKWYRHPEHSVAAPAELRRKVALAVSLAEFYLGRSIRNVLDIGCGEAPWRAHLRALRPGIAYRGLDASEYVVSRYGRSRDIGLATFGQLQYLRFDERYDLIVCSDVLHYLKAAEIRAGLEGLVDMLEGVAFIEVFTRQDDPAGDLHGFVARNASWYLRTFREAGLLPCGSQAYLGPRLERRIAALERAQLAF
- a CDS encoding DUF1800 domain-containing protein; the protein is MRRYTRLAPLGLLLALAGALSAPAAADGAPLTHDDIAWLRRASFGIDSATLARYRELGRDRWLDEALADRDDHLPPAIAQEIDGYEAIATPPAQLVMSYRETLRQVKAMPDGDAKVAAKKAAQIHGRELMRQAQQAELLHAIYGSNPLKEQMVWFWLNHFSVYGNKGPVRLLAADYEEHVIRPHALGKFRDLVMATLKSPAMLVYLDNAQNAKDKINENYARELMELHTLGVHAGYTQQDVQQLAAILTGVGVIRPRDAMRGPRMNRRGRFGGFDRFGGERPGVVRQGLFEFNPARHDSSDKVFLGQRIDGGGFDEVEHAVDLIVRQPACAQFVSRELAEYFVSDHPPQALVDAMAATFQRTDGDIAAVLRTLFTSKAITATAGAKFKDPVQFVVSAMRFSLDGRPITNAQPLVAALNQMGEPLYGRITPDGWPLDNASWAGSGQMAKRFDIAGMIGTGRAPLFAPDGTLPRRQPGERPDPPTLNGPLFAQAMQPWLSPHTRDALAQAKSPAEWNTFLLSSPDFNTR